Proteins encoded within one genomic window of Prosthecobacter fusiformis:
- a CDS encoding PEP-CTERM sorting domain-containing protein, with product MTASIAQAQNLISSAEFFDPDFEVRRPGVANFTGLTVDTALYTPDPASQTAGNVAWSHSAGGLVQAGIEGIVDQQLAAYTRTQADSLIFGRELQTSLLGVISDEDLTDLTNDVVGASVINTWFTTATVANLNLSQGVLYSVNFEVTMGDGIGLNALSYANFTLLNGETPIQGVNMAQTLNLLDFITVGPDASNIEVQFYAPGGLTDIGFEFEAATVADVNLLGGITDNQTVLEFTNFSVAPVPEAGSMILSALGFIFILRRRRL from the coding sequence ATGACTGCGTCGATAGCCCAGGCACAGAATCTGATCTCGTCTGCGGAGTTCTTTGATCCAGACTTTGAGGTTCGCCGCCCTGGGGTGGCGAATTTTACCGGTCTGACTGTTGATACGGCATTGTACACGCCGGACCCTGCATCGCAAACCGCAGGTAATGTCGCCTGGAGCCATTCGGCGGGAGGGTTGGTGCAAGCGGGGATTGAGGGCATCGTGGACCAACAGCTTGCCGCTTACACACGAACGCAGGCAGATTCATTGATCTTTGGCCGCGAATTGCAAACAAGTTTGTTGGGTGTGATATCCGATGAAGATCTGACTGACCTAACTAATGATGTAGTCGGTGCAAGTGTGATCAATACCTGGTTCACAACCGCCACGGTGGCTAATTTGAATCTGAGCCAGGGGGTGCTTTACTCCGTCAATTTTGAGGTCACCATGGGCGATGGCATAGGCCTCAATGCACTGAGTTATGCCAATTTCACTCTCCTGAATGGAGAGACACCCATCCAGGGTGTGAATATGGCGCAGACGCTGAATCTGCTGGATTTTATCACGGTGGGGCCAGATGCCAGCAATATCGAGGTGCAGTTTTATGCGCCGGGAGGCCTAACTGATATTGGCTTTGAATTCGAAGCTGCCACAGTTGCGGACGTCAATCTGCTCGGCGGGATCACAGACAACCAAACCGTGCTGGAGTTTACCAACTTCTCCGTGGCACCTGTGCCTGAAGCGGGAAGCATGATTCTTTCAGCCCTCGGTTTTATTTTCATCCTGCGCCGCCGCAGGCTTTGA
- a CDS encoding PH domain-containing protein gives MSTTIAPAGSPSETSLWKGHTSQWVHFWYYFFCLLLAAGCGVAAVATGGLAAIGLVVPLLMWIIRWWVTKCTAYELTTQRLKISSGILNRKLEELELFRVKDYAMDQPLFLRMMGLGNLTLITSDMSTPTVEINAIPGVEGVREMLRTAVQAERDRKRVRELDVGGDGGDALVA, from the coding sequence ATGTCCACAACTATTGCCCCCGCCGGATCACCCTCCGAAACTTCTCTCTGGAAGGGTCACACCTCCCAGTGGGTCCATTTTTGGTATTATTTCTTCTGCCTTCTGCTGGCCGCTGGCTGCGGTGTGGCCGCTGTGGCCACAGGCGGACTCGCCGCTATCGGTCTGGTGGTACCCCTCTTAATGTGGATCATCCGCTGGTGGGTCACGAAATGCACGGCCTATGAGCTGACCACTCAGCGTCTTAAAATCAGCAGTGGCATCCTCAACAGGAAATTGGAAGAACTGGAGCTTTTCCGAGTGAAAGATTATGCCATGGACCAGCCTCTGTTCCTTCGCATGATGGGACTGGGTAATCTAACTCTGATCACCTCCGACATGAGCACACCGACTGTGGAAATCAATGCCATCCCAGGTGTGGAAGGCGTGCGTGAGATGCTGCGCACGGCCGTGCAGGCGGAGCGTGACCGCAAGCGTGTACGCGAACTCGATGTGGGTGGTGACGGCGGCGATGCCCTCGTTGCATAA
- a CDS encoding Gfo/Idh/MocA family protein: protein MNRRTILQQTSALGITAALSSLTRLRAADKAGKKLKVAVVALGRGMAHVQALLKLPDVEIAYLAETDPGRLERGLKVVADKQAVSCQGVSDFRKILEDKSVDAVFIATPNFWHTPMAILAMQAGKHVYVEKPGSQNPGEAEALVAAMKKYDRVVQMGNQRRTWMKEAIASLHGGAIGTVRYGRGFYYNSRKAVGAPVAPAPAEMDWNLWQGPVADDAQHDIKYAHYDWHWLWHWGNGELGNNGIHTLDILRWGIKGDYPVKVTYNGGRYFYDDVQETPDTGTAVYDFGHAGISWECSSCHPRAAEKPLAEVVFYGDNGTMGIGRDSWTIYDPKGKEISTEKGAGGGDPAHMGNFLDAIRGTAQLNSPIEEGQKSTMLCHLGNIAYRTDSVVRCDPKTGRLINNPEGEKLWSREYRPGWGL from the coding sequence ATGAATCGCCGTACCATTCTTCAACAAACGTCCGCCCTTGGGATCACCGCCGCACTTTCATCCCTCACCCGACTGAGGGCTGCCGATAAGGCAGGTAAAAAGCTGAAAGTGGCCGTCGTGGCGCTGGGGCGTGGCATGGCGCATGTGCAGGCACTGCTGAAGCTGCCTGATGTCGAGATCGCCTATTTGGCGGAAACGGATCCTGGCCGGCTCGAAAGGGGCTTGAAGGTGGTCGCTGACAAGCAGGCAGTCTCCTGCCAGGGGGTGAGCGATTTTCGCAAAATCCTGGAAGACAAATCGGTGGATGCGGTCTTCATCGCCACGCCGAATTTCTGGCACACACCCATGGCCATTCTGGCCATGCAGGCCGGTAAACATGTCTATGTGGAAAAACCCGGCAGCCAAAACCCTGGCGAGGCTGAGGCCTTGGTGGCCGCGATGAAGAAGTATGACCGTGTGGTGCAGATGGGCAACCAGCGCCGCACCTGGATGAAGGAAGCCATCGCCTCACTCCATGGTGGTGCCATCGGAACTGTGCGCTATGGACGCGGTTTTTACTACAACTCACGCAAAGCCGTCGGTGCGCCCGTGGCCCCGGCACCTGCCGAAATGGACTGGAACCTCTGGCAAGGTCCCGTCGCTGACGATGCCCAGCATGACATCAAATACGCCCACTACGACTGGCACTGGCTGTGGCATTGGGGCAATGGCGAGCTGGGTAACAACGGCATCCATACCCTGGATATCCTGCGCTGGGGCATCAAGGGCGACTATCCCGTCAAAGTCACTTACAATGGCGGTCGTTACTTTTACGACGATGTCCAGGAGACCCCTGATACCGGCACCGCCGTGTATGATTTCGGCCATGCAGGCATCAGTTGGGAATGCAGCAGTTGTCATCCGCGCGCTGCTGAAAAGCCTCTGGCTGAGGTCGTATTCTATGGCGACAACGGCACCATGGGTATCGGTCGGGATTCCTGGACAATTTATGATCCCAAGGGAAAAGAGATTAGCACTGAGAAAGGTGCCGGAGGTGGGGACCCCGCCCACATGGGAAATTTCCTGGATGCCATCCGTGGCACCGCCCAGCTCAATAGCCCCATTGAAGAGGGCCAGAAGAGCACCATGCTCTGCCATCTCGGTAACATTGCCTATCGTACAGATTCAGTCGTCCGCTGCGATCCAAAGACAGGCAGGCTGATCAACAATCCTGAAGGCGAAAAGCTCTGGAGCCGGGAGTATCGGCCAGGCTGGGGACTCTAA
- a CDS encoding OsmC family protein: MAVSITVDYEGGLRCRATHGPSQNQFVTDAPVDNHGKGESFSPTDLVATALATCMATVMNIKAQQKGYDLVGMKVSVEKHMSEDSPRRIVRLPIIIEIPLPETHADRKILEATALACPVHHSVHPDIDKPVSFVWNG; encoded by the coding sequence ATGGCTGTATCCATCACTGTAGATTACGAAGGCGGGCTGCGCTGCCGCGCTACCCATGGTCCATCGCAAAACCAATTTGTCACCGATGCTCCGGTGGACAACCATGGCAAAGGTGAATCCTTTTCACCCACGGATCTCGTCGCGACTGCTCTGGCCACCTGCATGGCCACGGTCATGAACATCAAGGCCCAACAGAAAGGCTATGACTTGGTGGGCATGAAAGTGAGTGTGGAAAAACACATGAGCGAGGATTCCCCTCGCCGCATCGTCCGGTTGCCCATCATCATTGAGATTCCTTTGCCGGAGACTCATGCGGACCGAAAGATCCTGGAAGCGACTGCTTTGGCCTGTCCTGTTCATCACAGTGTGCACCCGGATATTGACAAGCCCGTGAGCTTCGTCTGGAACGGCTAA
- a CDS encoding TolC family protein yields MLRLLSILALTTCLLPGLRAQTFEETMGLQPSYLTMDEALHKVLEKSLDVRIEWLNWAVADSQTDAAWGKFEPAYFLSSTWRESNLPQNALEYVQTGGVFLPLDEPNMFKQQSFISQTGIEGLLPLGTQYKIFASLGEFRNDLNRQRPPSIFYPEYAAAVGVTLTQPLLRDFGPDVNLAEVRVSRKNEAIADHQWEARLQRSIALVMLDYYDLIFAVENLGVKRDVVIFAQKLVAENQKRLEAGQLSPADVQEAEVAVALAREEVITALSFAVEKQRSIKGQILGSLEEGSGLIFLPRDSLPIISPHTDRERLLRTALARRPDHRAAIEEAEKQAIVVKYSRNQLLPRLDLQATLTANGLSGDRSGAYQQAFDRQGYDTQVGFQFSIPLGNRTAKANSAVAENRQQQAILNIARSELNVSVELDTIIAQVKAAKARLESTRESVGLSERLLETEQKRLGEGVARTFDVLKARSGQADARTRQIAALADYNKAATQLALISGTLLERQGIRIDRSSRQPQAVKDKH; encoded by the coding sequence GTGCTTCGTCTGCTGTCCATCCTTGCTCTGACTACCTGCCTGCTTCCAGGCCTGCGGGCACAGACTTTTGAGGAGACGATGGGCCTACAGCCGAGCTACCTGACGATGGATGAGGCCCTGCACAAGGTGCTGGAAAAGAGCCTGGATGTGCGGATCGAGTGGCTCAACTGGGCGGTGGCAGATTCACAGACGGATGCGGCCTGGGGCAAATTTGAGCCCGCTTATTTCCTGAGCTCCACCTGGCGCGAATCCAATTTGCCTCAAAATGCGCTGGAGTATGTGCAGACTGGCGGCGTCTTCCTGCCACTGGATGAGCCTAACATGTTCAAACAGCAGAGCTTCATCAGCCAGACGGGTATCGAAGGCTTGCTGCCCCTGGGCACCCAATACAAGATCTTTGCCAGCTTGGGGGAGTTTCGCAATGACCTGAACCGGCAGCGTCCGCCCTCTATTTTTTATCCTGAATATGCCGCTGCGGTGGGGGTGACGCTGACCCAACCTCTCCTTCGTGATTTCGGCCCCGATGTGAATCTGGCTGAGGTGCGGGTGAGCCGGAAAAATGAAGCCATCGCCGATCACCAATGGGAGGCCAGACTTCAGCGCTCCATCGCCCTGGTGATGCTCGATTACTACGACCTGATCTTTGCCGTGGAAAATCTGGGGGTGAAGCGGGATGTCGTCATCTTTGCCCAAAAGCTGGTGGCTGAAAACCAGAAGCGGCTGGAGGCGGGCCAACTCTCCCCGGCAGATGTGCAAGAAGCGGAGGTGGCCGTGGCTTTGGCGCGGGAAGAGGTGATCACCGCGCTGAGTTTCGCTGTGGAAAAACAGCGCAGCATTAAAGGACAGATCTTGGGTTCTTTGGAAGAAGGCAGCGGGCTGATTTTTTTACCCCGGGACTCCCTGCCGATCATCTCACCACACACGGATCGTGAGCGCCTTTTACGGACGGCACTTGCTCGCCGTCCAGATCACCGAGCCGCCATTGAGGAGGCGGAAAAGCAAGCCATCGTCGTCAAGTATTCACGCAACCAGCTGCTGCCCCGGCTGGATTTACAGGCGACTCTGACGGCTAACGGCCTTAGCGGGGATCGCAGCGGGGCCTACCAACAGGCCTTTGATCGGCAGGGATACGATACCCAGGTGGGCTTCCAGTTTTCCATCCCGCTAGGAAACCGCACGGCGAAAGCCAACAGCGCCGTCGCGGAAAATCGCCAGCAGCAGGCCATCCTGAACATTGCCCGGTCCGAGCTGAATGTCTCTGTGGAACTGGACACCATCATCGCCCAGGTCAAAGCGGCCAAAGCTAGGCTGGAATCCACCCGCGAATCCGTAGGCCTGAGCGAGCGCCTACTGGAAACAGAGCAAAAACGGTTAGGCGAAGGTGTGGCACGCACCTTTGATGTACTCAAAGCACGCAGCGGCCAGGCCGATGCACGTACTCGTCAGATCGCCGCGCTGGCGGATTACAACAAAGCGGCTACGCAACTAGCCCTCATCAGCGGCACCCTTCTGGAGCGCCAGGGCATCCGCATTGACCGCAGCAGCCGACAGCCCCAAGCGGTGAAGGACAAACATTGA
- a CDS encoding efflux RND transporter periplasmic adaptor subunit gives MAAPTPERQQALKALSTELSRLAAMNASEAEIFQAVLQRLVSATEALGGAVWMVAQRTGKEISLRLGASMEMEAAAGAADSEQRQQTLRAATETILSAQPLVLMPSPASQGPVTPGVLVNLGPHAIIGAPLRSGDDFLGAVQLWFSAQSDPKKLAELVLMIQALMTELGPRLRSRQLRDLGAQSQRQQRLLQLASDLTGVLDAETGAKLATAHVRELLNINRASILVREGDRWRVVAISGQESVDKRSRLVTGMLSFVSRQARDQPWVVVANNEEPYFTDSQMQSAALVPLRDGPEGRVLGSLLCESTDAATFGSSGAPGDPRPPSLALAQWLADLAGKSLNSALVHQAMPFGKTLAKVGRWQHEASASRKRRWVFRSAFIATLFVIAALWPMKVKVEGDCSLLPLKRALVTAEAAGRVEEVLVREGDPITRNQIIARLDTRRLQSDLNASSQARKRLEAEAERQRGQGKEALARIASLEAAAQAETENRLRMEITLAELKSPLDGLVMTKDIHLKNGTFLQAGEVLAEVASVGAWDLRIEIAEADISLLEEALDEDGARPVDYLLYTQSSRELHAQLTSKQQISPALQPGPDGGVFSITLPQIDIPGELQPRMRPGLTGRAKIELGRRPAGAVLLRKFTRWLRMRWWI, from the coding sequence ATGGCCGCCCCCACTCCAGAACGCCAGCAGGCACTGAAAGCCCTTTCCACGGAGCTCTCACGTCTGGCTGCCATGAATGCCAGTGAGGCGGAAATTTTTCAAGCCGTCCTGCAAAGACTGGTCAGTGCGACGGAGGCCCTTGGCGGTGCAGTTTGGATGGTGGCCCAGCGCACCGGCAAAGAAATATCCCTTCGGTTAGGCGCAAGTATGGAGATGGAGGCTGCTGCCGGAGCCGCCGACAGTGAGCAACGTCAGCAGACCCTGCGTGCAGCCACTGAGACCATCCTTTCTGCTCAACCTCTCGTTTTGATGCCTTCGCCTGCCAGTCAGGGACCTGTGACTCCCGGCGTGTTGGTCAACTTGGGGCCTCATGCCATCATCGGTGCCCCTTTGCGTAGCGGGGATGATTTTCTTGGGGCCGTGCAACTGTGGTTTTCAGCACAGAGTGATCCTAAAAAACTGGCAGAACTGGTGCTCATGATCCAGGCCCTGATGACCGAACTGGGTCCACGCCTGCGTTCACGTCAGTTGCGTGATCTGGGTGCCCAGAGCCAGCGCCAGCAGAGACTGCTACAGCTTGCCTCCGATCTCACCGGGGTGTTGGATGCTGAAACAGGGGCCAAGCTGGCCACCGCCCATGTGCGCGAGCTTTTAAATATTAACCGCGCTAGCATTCTGGTGCGCGAGGGAGACCGCTGGCGCGTGGTGGCCATTTCTGGCCAGGAGTCTGTCGATAAACGCAGCCGTCTCGTCACCGGTATGCTGAGCTTTGTTTCCCGCCAGGCCCGTGATCAGCCGTGGGTGGTGGTGGCTAACAATGAAGAACCTTACTTCACTGACAGCCAGATGCAGTCCGCCGCCCTGGTACCTCTGCGTGACGGACCGGAGGGCCGAGTGCTGGGCTCCCTGCTTTGTGAAAGTACGGATGCGGCGACCTTTGGTAGCTCTGGTGCACCTGGAGATCCTCGTCCTCCATCTCTGGCCCTGGCCCAGTGGCTGGCGGATCTTGCGGGCAAATCACTGAACTCCGCACTTGTGCACCAGGCCATGCCCTTTGGCAAAACACTGGCCAAAGTGGGCCGATGGCAGCATGAAGCCTCCGCCTCGCGCAAGCGGCGCTGGGTTTTCCGGAGCGCCTTTATTGCTACGCTTTTTGTTATCGCCGCACTGTGGCCGATGAAAGTGAAGGTGGAGGGAGACTGTAGCCTGCTGCCGCTCAAGCGTGCGCTCGTCACGGCTGAAGCCGCAGGCCGAGTGGAAGAAGTGCTCGTCCGCGAAGGTGACCCAATAACCAGAAATCAAATTATCGCCCGGCTGGATACCCGCCGCCTGCAAAGTGACCTCAACGCCAGCTCCCAGGCCCGCAAACGCCTGGAGGCCGAAGCCGAAAGACAGCGCGGCCAGGGAAAAGAAGCCCTGGCCAGAATCGCCAGTCTGGAAGCTGCTGCCCAGGCAGAAACGGAAAACCGGCTGCGCATGGAAATCACTCTCGCCGAACTCAAATCCCCTCTGGACGGCTTGGTGATGACCAAGGACATCCACCTGAAAAACGGTACCTTCCTGCAAGCTGGCGAGGTGCTGGCTGAGGTCGCCAGCGTGGGTGCCTGGGATTTGCGCATTGAGATTGCCGAGGCGGATATCAGCCTTTTAGAAGAAGCCTTGGATGAAGACGGTGCGCGCCCGGTGGATTACCTGCTCTATACTCAAAGCTCCCGTGAATTGCATGCTCAACTCACCAGTAAGCAGCAGATCAGCCCCGCCCTCCAGCCTGGCCCGGATGGCGGCGTCTTCAGCATCACGCTTCCCCAAATAGACATCCCCGGTGAGCTTCAGCCCCGGATGCGTCCCGGCCTAACTGGACGTGCCAAAATCGAGCTTGGCCGCCGGCCGGCAGGTGCTGTGCTTTTGCGCAAATTTACCCGCTGGCTGCGGATGCGCTGGTGGATTTGA
- a CDS encoding polysaccharide lyase, which translates to MLLRSLFALHLLTVAAAFGAELPLTVSLSGEPGVYSKAQWKKDWPGCGFEGGIEPGRVTLVNAGKDSALRVNFAPGQIGPEKGGAGWRWPVGRHEGAELSYTLRFGPNFEFVKGGKLPGLCGGPENVSGGRPSDGKNGFSARLMWRREGRGEAYIYHKNQPDKYGHSFPFPEDFRFPINEPVQVRLAVTMNTPGKRDGTLRVWIALPDQAEKMMVEQTDMEWRSSDSYGVDGLYFETFHGGGDKSWAPKKDCWAEFGNLSVRGTKGK; encoded by the coding sequence ATGCTTTTGCGCTCGTTGTTTGCACTCCATTTATTGACTGTTGCCGCCGCATTCGGGGCGGAGTTGCCGCTGACGGTTTCATTGTCCGGCGAGCCGGGAGTGTATAGCAAAGCGCAGTGGAAAAAAGACTGGCCGGGCTGTGGCTTCGAAGGAGGCATCGAGCCGGGGCGGGTGACTTTGGTCAATGCAGGAAAGGATTCTGCGTTGAGGGTAAATTTTGCGCCGGGACAGATCGGCCCTGAGAAGGGTGGGGCAGGGTGGCGCTGGCCGGTGGGGCGGCATGAGGGGGCGGAGCTAAGCTACACGCTGCGGTTTGGGCCTAACTTTGAATTTGTCAAAGGTGGCAAGCTGCCGGGTCTTTGCGGTGGGCCGGAGAACGTCAGCGGGGGGCGTCCCTCAGACGGAAAGAACGGATTTTCAGCGCGCCTGATGTGGCGGAGGGAGGGCAGGGGCGAGGCGTACATTTATCACAAAAATCAGCCGGATAAATACGGGCACAGCTTTCCTTTTCCTGAAGACTTCCGCTTTCCTATAAATGAGCCCGTGCAGGTGAGGCTGGCGGTGACGATGAATACGCCGGGTAAACGCGACGGAACCCTGAGGGTATGGATCGCCTTGCCAGACCAGGCGGAAAAAATGATGGTGGAGCAGACGGATATGGAATGGCGCAGTTCCGACAGTTACGGGGTGGACGGCCTATACTTTGAGACCTTCCATGGCGGAGGTGACAAATCCTGGGCACCGAAAAAAGACTGTTGGGCGGAGTTCGGAAACCTGTCCGTGAGAGGCACGAAGGGGAAGTAA
- a CDS encoding ABC transporter permease subunit — protein MASKSHTNFSPARIWTLAAATVTQLIRMKILAFLVVLCIALVAWGFAFSVLNPEQQLKQLKAGAFAALQVFSIVIAIVATALLLPRDLEDRTLYTILSKPVPRYEYLLGKLLGVLLLIGAGLVVMDVAFSGVLYLRERMLLAQIIQSLNASSTEDLAQIEGYVAKQGLTWNLHLGVMAIFLKAAVVSSLALMISCFASSTLFTVMITFSAVVIGHGQAMMRDFFLNGKMTAVMEQGLSALLAILTPDLGVFDVVENVIQGEVVTWGATQVMLGTAAMYVVGYCVVSHLLFVEKEL, from the coding sequence ATGGCTTCCAAGTCCCATACTAACTTTTCCCCGGCGCGAATCTGGACGCTGGCTGCGGCCACGGTGACACAGCTCATCCGCATGAAGATCCTGGCGTTTTTGGTGGTCCTCTGCATTGCCCTGGTGGCATGGGGATTTGCCTTTTCGGTCTTGAATCCAGAGCAGCAGCTCAAGCAGCTGAAGGCGGGTGCGTTTGCGGCGCTGCAGGTCTTCAGCATTGTGATTGCCATTGTGGCGACGGCGCTGCTGCTGCCCCGTGATCTGGAGGACCGGACGCTGTATACGATTTTGTCCAAACCGGTGCCGCGTTATGAATACCTGTTGGGCAAGCTGCTGGGGGTGCTGCTGCTGATCGGCGCGGGTCTGGTGGTAATGGACGTGGCCTTTAGCGGGGTGCTGTATCTGCGGGAGAGAATGCTGCTGGCACAGATCATTCAATCGCTGAATGCTTCGAGCACGGAGGATCTGGCCCAGATCGAAGGTTATGTGGCGAAGCAGGGACTGACGTGGAATCTGCACCTGGGAGTGATGGCCATTTTCCTGAAAGCGGCTGTGGTGTCTTCCCTGGCGCTGATGATCTCCTGCTTTGCGAGCAGTACGCTTTTCACGGTGATGATCACGTTCTCTGCGGTCGTCATTGGGCATGGTCAGGCGATGATGCGTGATTTTTTCCTGAATGGGAAAATGACTGCGGTGATGGAACAGGGACTGTCTGCCCTGCTGGCTATTTTGACACCTGACCTGGGGGTCTTTGATGTGGTGGAAAACGTGATCCAGGGAGAGGTGGTGACGTGGGGTGCCACGCAGGTGATGCTGGGCACGGCGGCGATGTATGTGGTGGGATATTGTGTGGTCTCCCACCTGCTGTTTGTGGAGAAGGAGCTGTGA
- a CDS encoding ABC transporter ATP-binding protein, which yields MSDPAAHPPAVTVENLTKVFKGGLGKKGFVAVRDLSLEVKAGEVYGLIGPNGSGKSTTMKAILGLLAPTRGKTTIFGQSSTEVASRREVGFLPENPYFYKHLNGMETLLFYGRLCSMGGKELKDRAREMLALTGLEDAADRRVAGYSKGMLQRLGLAQALLHRPRLIVLDEPTAGVDPAGSRKIRDLVLGFKKEGLTVLVTSHLLEQMQEVCDRVGIMAHGKMMREGRVDELIAVENHTELVLADASPELLAEITRLVEKSGRAKLIHSGHPRTTLERLFLEATESSVPEDAAPKR from the coding sequence ATGTCTGATCCTGCTGCCCATCCCCCTGCTGTGACTGTGGAGAACCTGACGAAGGTTTTTAAAGGAGGGCTGGGGAAGAAGGGGTTTGTGGCAGTGAGGGACTTGTCCCTGGAAGTGAAGGCGGGGGAGGTGTATGGACTCATCGGGCCGAATGGGTCTGGCAAGTCCACGACGATGAAGGCGATTCTAGGTCTGCTGGCACCGACACGTGGAAAGACGACGATTTTTGGCCAGTCGAGCACAGAGGTGGCAAGCCGGAGGGAGGTGGGTTTTTTGCCTGAGAACCCATATTTTTACAAGCACCTGAACGGGATGGAAACGCTGCTTTTTTATGGCCGCCTGTGCAGCATGGGGGGCAAGGAACTGAAGGACCGGGCGCGGGAGATGCTGGCGCTGACGGGGCTGGAGGATGCGGCGGACCGGCGGGTGGCGGGCTACTCCAAAGGAATGCTGCAAAGACTGGGGCTGGCGCAGGCACTGCTACACCGGCCGAGGCTGATCGTGCTGGATGAACCGACGGCAGGGGTGGACCCGGCGGGGTCGCGGAAGATCCGGGATCTGGTGCTGGGGTTTAAAAAGGAGGGCCTGACGGTGCTGGTGACGAGCCATCTGCTGGAGCAGATGCAGGAGGTGTGTGACCGGGTGGGCATCATGGCGCATGGAAAAATGATGCGTGAAGGCCGGGTGGATGAACTCATCGCGGTGGAAAATCACACGGAGCTGGTGCTGGCGGATGCCTCCCCGGAACTGCTGGCGGAGATCACACGGCTGGTGGAAAAAAGCGGGCGCGCGAAGCTGATCCACAGCGGGCATCCCCGCACGACGCTGGAGCGGCTTTTCCTGGAAGCGACCGAAAGCAGTGTGCCCGAGGATGCCGCGCCGAAGCGATAA